A section of the Chloroflexota bacterium genome encodes:
- the hemB gene encoding porphobilinogen synthase has translation MTTTNSLDVATALDVPRPRDRPRRLRRNAALRALVRETRLDPSMFVAPLFVRPGRGVREPISSLPGQARLSPDEVVREAERLATLGVGGIILFGLPATKDDAGTDAWSDEGIVQVTLRALRDRELPLALIADTCLCEYTTHGHCGPIDAAGTVLNDPALERLADAAVAQARAGADIVAPSAMMDGQVAAIRSALDRDGRLGTAIMAYAAKAASAFYGPFREAADSAPTFGDRRGYQMDPANGREAMREIALDVAEGADIILVKPAMPQLDQIAAARARFDLPIAAYQVSGEYAMLAAAAERGWLDGRRATLEAVTGIVRAGAGIVITYAAADLASWLSEER, from the coding sequence ATGACGACGACCAACTCGCTCGACGTGGCGACGGCGCTCGACGTGCCCAGGCCGCGCGACCGGCCGCGCCGGCTCCGTCGCAACGCGGCGCTGCGGGCCCTCGTCCGCGAGACGCGCCTCGATCCCTCGATGTTCGTGGCTCCACTCTTCGTCCGTCCGGGCCGGGGTGTCCGCGAGCCGATCTCGTCGCTGCCGGGCCAGGCGCGCCTCTCGCCGGACGAGGTCGTCCGCGAGGCGGAGCGGCTCGCGACGCTCGGCGTCGGCGGGATCATCCTCTTCGGGCTGCCGGCGACGAAGGACGACGCCGGGACCGACGCGTGGTCGGACGAGGGGATCGTCCAGGTGACGCTGCGCGCCCTGCGGGATCGCGAACTGCCGCTCGCGCTCATCGCGGACACGTGCCTCTGCGAGTACACGACCCACGGGCATTGCGGCCCGATCGATGCCGCCGGGACCGTCCTCAACGATCCTGCGCTCGAGCGGCTCGCCGACGCGGCGGTCGCCCAGGCTCGGGCCGGCGCCGACATCGTCGCCCCCAGCGCGATGATGGACGGCCAGGTCGCCGCGATCCGGTCCGCGCTCGATCGCGACGGCCGGCTCGGGACCGCGATCATGGCCTACGCGGCGAAGGCCGCCTCCGCGTTCTACGGCCCGTTCCGTGAGGCGGCGGACAGTGCCCCCACCTTCGGCGACCGGCGCGGCTACCAGATGGATCCCGCGAACGGCCGCGAGGCGATGCGCGAGATCGCCCTCGACGTGGCCGAGGGCGCGGACATCATCCTCGTCAAGCCGGCCATGCCGCAGCTCGACCAGATCGCGGCCGCCCGGGCCCGGTTCGACCTCCCGATCGCGGCCTACCAGGTGAGCGGCGAGTACGCGATGCTCGCGGCCGCCGCCGAGCGGGGCTGGCTCGACGGCCGACGGGCGACACTCGAGGCGGTCACCGGGATCGTCCGCGCCGGCGCGGGCATCGTCATCACGTACGCGGCCGCGGATCTCGCGTCCTGGTTGTCGGAGGAACGATGA
- the hemC gene encoding hydroxymethylbilane synthase yields the protein MSAGSVRVGTRGSQLALVQARLVVAAFEQAGEAAEIVVIETAGDRRAPDTAWGEGAFVAAIERALLAGEVDVAVHSAKDVPTDEDPRLRIAAMLERAEPTDALVVRFGDAARSVAELAEGSRVGTDSPRRTGFLLARRPDLRVHPLHGNVDTRLRRLDEGETDALVLATAGLCRLGRDDRIVERLDPSTIPPAPGQGAIAVQVRAEDDRVAALAEAIDHRPTRIAVEAERLFLARSGGGCRAPIGALATIHRDRLRFIGGYALPDGSAVAVEQVEGRIDDREALVEALVDRLSVSVPGVAVRPTGSGHGDRPADDSGSGPRPRVLVTRAASQARSLVAALRERGIDPVPIPTIEIEPAAPADLVRAIRAGIEVGGNIAWMIVTSPNGATAAVAGAARLGDLLGAARWAAVGTATAAVLAAAGIPDVWLPRVARGHAIGEDLPIHVGDAVVVIRAGSGDPALTAALTARGARVAEVVAHRTIEGPATSRDRLHSVLSEGRLDAILFASGSAVRGLMSLAGPTLGERARAIPVVAIGPATAEIAREHGFAVLGESSVQRTDALAERTAELLRAPIGAAR from the coding sequence GTGAGCGCGGGATCGGTCCGCGTCGGGACGCGCGGGAGCCAGCTCGCCCTTGTCCAGGCCCGCCTCGTCGTCGCCGCGTTCGAACAGGCAGGCGAGGCTGCCGAGATCGTCGTGATCGAGACGGCCGGGGATCGGCGCGCACCCGACACGGCGTGGGGCGAGGGGGCGTTCGTCGCGGCCATCGAACGGGCGCTCCTCGCTGGCGAGGTGGATGTCGCCGTCCACAGCGCGAAGGACGTCCCGACGGACGAGGATCCCCGCCTGCGTATCGCCGCGATGCTCGAGCGTGCCGAGCCGACGGACGCGCTCGTTGTCCGGTTCGGCGACGCCGCCCGCTCCGTGGCGGAGCTGGCGGAGGGAAGCCGGGTCGGGACGGACAGTCCGCGGCGGACGGGGTTCCTCCTTGCCCGACGGCCCGATCTGCGTGTCCATCCGCTGCATGGCAACGTCGATACGCGGCTCCGCCGGCTCGACGAAGGCGAAACGGACGCGCTCGTCCTCGCCACGGCGGGCCTCTGCCGGCTCGGGCGGGACGATCGCATCGTCGAGCGGCTCGATCCGTCCACCATCCCGCCGGCGCCGGGCCAGGGTGCGATCGCCGTCCAGGTGCGGGCAGAGGACGACCGGGTTGCGGCGCTCGCCGAGGCGATCGATCATCGGCCGACGCGGATCGCGGTCGAGGCCGAGCGCCTCTTCCTCGCCCGATCCGGCGGTGGTTGCCGCGCCCCGATCGGCGCTCTGGCGACGATCCACAGGGATCGCCTGCGGTTCATCGGTGGCTACGCGCTCCCGGATGGCTCGGCGGTGGCGGTCGAGCAGGTGGAGGGGCGGATCGACGATCGGGAGGCGCTCGTCGAAGCGCTCGTCGATCGCCTTTCGGTCTCGGTGCCCGGCGTTGCGGTCCGTCCGACGGGCTCCGGGCACGGCGACCGGCCCGCGGACGACAGCGGATCCGGGCCGCGACCGCGGGTCCTGGTGACGCGCGCCGCGAGCCAGGCGCGATCGCTCGTGGCGGCACTCCGGGAGCGCGGCATCGATCCGGTCCCTATCCCGACTATCGAGATCGAACCGGCGGCGCCGGCCGATCTCGTACGGGCGATCCGGGCAGGGATCGAGGTCGGTGGGAACATCGCCTGGATGATCGTGACGAGTCCGAACGGCGCGACCGCGGCGGTGGCTGGCGCGGCCCGGCTCGGGGACCTCCTCGGCGCTGCGCGCTGGGCCGCCGTCGGCACGGCGACCGCGGCGGTCCTCGCCGCCGCCGGGATCCCCGACGTGTGGCTGCCGCGCGTCGCCCGAGGCCATGCGATCGGCGAGGACCTGCCGATCCACGTCGGCGATGCGGTCGTCGTGATCCGCGCCGGGTCCGGCGATCCCGCGCTGACGGCGGCGTTGACGGCGCGGGGTGCGCGCGTGGCGGAGGTGGTCGCCCACCGCACGATCGAGGGACCGGCGACGTCGCGCGATCGCCTGCACTCGGTCCTCTCGGAAGGTCGCCTCGACGCGATCCTCTTCGCGAGCGGATCCGCCGTCCGCGGCCTCATGTCGCTCGCGGGACCGACGCTCGGCGAGCGTGCCAGGGCGATCCCGGTCGTCGCGATCGGCCCGGCCACCGCGGAGATCGCCCGCGAGCACGGCTTCGCCGTTCTCGGCGAATCGTCCGTGCAACGGACGGATGCGCTCGCCGAGCGGACCGCCGAACTGCTGCGCGCCCCGATCGGCGCCGCCCGATGA
- a CDS encoding NAD(P)-binding domain-containing protein: MTEGGRPSSSGRLRRSEASAPSAPPSPSIDRPRLRGIVAHATTVPAEDRDRFARRLRADPPPASVVIETCHRVEVYGVGDDRGSFAGELPAGARRLDERAAAEHLIALAVGLRSAILAEDQLLHQLRSSVEQARGRGPLPVEVDRLLDLALRAGRRGRSWLPARRPSLADAALDLLPGSLAGQRVIVVGTGPMGRLAIAAAARHGARVGVASRTPERAASVAADAHADVVAFDPGPTIAEAAAVIVALRGPWTIGPATERVLLTGDTWIVDLSAPPATSAQLRAALGVRFISIDDLATGPEPVADDRLVRRLRALAEATVAEYLAWAEREPVRATARAMAERAEAVRATELGELWRRLPDLPTAERDEIERMTRHLAERLLREPLERLGQDADGRHDRAARELFGL, from the coding sequence ATGACCGAGGGTGGGCGGCCGTCGAGTTCAGGGCGTCTGCGGCGCTCGGAGGCGTCGGCGCCGTCGGCGCCCCCGTCGCCCTCCATCGATCGGCCGCGCCTCCGAGGGATCGTCGCCCATGCGACGACCGTCCCAGCGGAGGATCGGGACCGGTTCGCTCGCCGTCTCCGCGCGGATCCCCCACCGGCATCGGTCGTCATCGAGACATGCCATCGCGTCGAGGTCTATGGCGTCGGCGACGACCGCGGGTCGTTCGCCGGCGAGCTGCCTGCGGGCGCGCGGCGCCTCGACGAGCGGGCTGCCGCCGAGCACCTCATCGCCCTGGCGGTCGGGCTCCGATCGGCGATCCTCGCGGAGGACCAGTTGCTGCATCAGCTCCGCTCGAGCGTCGAGCAGGCGCGCGGCCGCGGGCCGCTGCCGGTCGAGGTCGATCGGCTCCTCGATCTCGCCCTCCGGGCCGGACGGCGCGGCCGAAGCTGGCTCCCGGCGCGCCGGCCGTCGCTCGCCGATGCGGCCCTCGACCTGCTTCCCGGATCCCTCGCCGGTCAGCGCGTCATCGTCGTCGGGACCGGGCCCATGGGTCGTCTCGCGATCGCGGCGGCTGCCCGGCACGGCGCACGGGTCGGCGTGGCGAGTCGGACACCGGAGCGGGCAGCGTCGGTGGCGGCCGACGCCCATGCGGACGTCGTGGCGTTCGATCCGGGCCCGACGATCGCCGAGGCCGCGGCCGTGATCGTCGCGCTCCGCGGCCCGTGGACGATCGGTCCGGCGACGGAGCGCGTCCTTCTCACCGGCGACACGTGGATCGTCGACCTGTCCGCTCCGCCCGCGACCTCGGCGCAACTGCGGGCCGCGCTCGGCGTGCGGTTCATCTCGATCGACGATCTCGCGACCGGGCCGGAACCGGTGGCCGACGATCGGCTCGTGCGGCGGCTCCGCGCCCTCGCCGAGGCGACGGTTGCGGAATACCTCGCGTGGGCGGAGCGGGAACCCGTCCGCGCGACCGCCCGGGCCATGGCCGAACGGGCGGAAGCGGTCCGGGCGACCGAGCTCGGGGAGCTGTGGCGCCGCCTTCCGGACCTGCCGACCGCCGAACGCGACGAGATCGAGCGGATGACCCGGCACCTCGCCGAGCGCCTCCTCCGCGAGCCACTCGAGCGCCTCGGTCAGGACGCCGACGGGCGCCATGACCGTGCCGCCCGGGAGCTCTTCGGCCTGTGA
- a CDS encoding helix-turn-helix domain-containing protein, producing the protein MSRPSIRRERRSDWLALGEASALLGVSAGTLRRWSDDGRIQVYTTPGGHRRFNRPALERLLPSDRPSRVSLVRSALTPARLARAYRREAGSAGEQLPWLGSLTADQRDWFRTHGRRMAELLLGHLDPTEPVDVDHALREATAEAAAYGRMAAGLGLSLGQSVEGFLQFRRPFLHELAAVSARRGLETAQTTELLERAERSLDRLLVATMAAHSVGLVGVGERPARTVRMRVPGGEDA; encoded by the coding sequence TTGAGTAGACCTTCGATCCGCCGCGAGCGTCGTTCGGACTGGCTCGCCCTCGGCGAGGCGAGCGCGCTGCTCGGGGTCTCGGCGGGCACGCTCCGTCGCTGGAGCGACGATGGCCGGATCCAGGTGTACACGACACCGGGCGGGCATCGCCGATTCAATCGCCCGGCCCTCGAGCGACTCCTCCCGAGCGATCGGCCTTCGAGGGTCTCGCTCGTTCGGTCCGCGCTCACGCCCGCGCGGCTCGCCCGTGCCTACCGGCGCGAGGCCGGTTCGGCGGGCGAGCAGCTGCCGTGGCTCGGATCGCTCACCGCGGATCAACGCGACTGGTTCCGCACGCACGGCCGGCGAATGGCCGAGCTCCTCCTCGGCCATCTCGACCCGACGGAGCCGGTCGATGTGGACCATGCCCTCAGGGAGGCGACCGCCGAAGCGGCAGCCTACGGACGGATGGCCGCCGGACTCGGCCTGTCGCTCGGCCAGTCCGTCGAGGGGTTCCTCCAGTTCCGGCGGCCCTTCCTCCACGAGCTCGCCGCTGTGTCGGCGCGCCGCGGTCTCGAAACGGCCCAGACGACCGAGCTCCTCGAGCGTGCCGAACGCTCGCTCGACCGCCTCCTCGTCGCGACCATGGCCGCCCACAGCGTGGGCCTCGTCGGTGTCGGAGAGCGCCCGGCGCGGACGGTCCGCATGCGGGTCCCCGGCGGGGAGGACGCATGA
- a CDS encoding DUF1634 domain-containing protein, whose amino-acid sequence MTPARFRVLVSGVLILGVGASAVLILIGLVGSTIVGWDGSLVGQAPSATIATDFAGVFTGIGALRPIAFAQLGLLVLIATPVMRVATSVVAFATERDWLYTAITLVVLGILLVSLFAIR is encoded by the coding sequence ATGACGCCGGCCCGGTTCCGCGTTCTCGTGAGCGGCGTCCTCATCCTCGGGGTCGGTGCGAGCGCCGTGCTCATCCTCATCGGGCTCGTGGGGTCGACGATCGTCGGCTGGGACGGATCGCTCGTCGGCCAGGCGCCGTCGGCGACGATCGCGACCGACTTCGCGGGCGTCTTCACCGGCATCGGAGCCCTTCGCCCGATCGCGTTCGCCCAGCTCGGGCTGCTCGTCCTCATCGCGACGCCGGTCATGCGGGTCGCGACGTCCGTGGTCGCCTTCGCAACCGAGCGGGACTGGCTGTACACGGCGATCACGCTCGTCGTCCTCGGCATCCTCCTCGTCAGCCTGTTCGCCATCCGCTAG